From Scylla paramamosain isolate STU-SP2022 unplaced genomic scaffold, ASM3559412v1 Contig3, whole genome shotgun sequence, a single genomic window includes:
- the LOC135096358 gene encoding mRNA decay activator protein ZFP36L1-like: MSPGVPQDTSLLDFNTEGPTMLRSVRRDGSLVASREGIDQRAVGGHLSLAKRNSTPVGAGVAMGVLGGGLSTGRNHSTSGPAASTGPSEHRRLDRCHSEPAKGGGNSSRYKTELCRPFEEHGFCKYGDKCQFAHGGAELRTLNRHPKYKTELCRTFHTIGFCPYGPRCHFIHNAEERRGAPPPPSPGPNPPPPISPRPHILMGGLGSAADSPSPPSSLHGSPTTPSAFFDDTFNLFPGCGRGRGLLEGLTVGLHGLGPAGPASPSPGGSLPGLDTPPVSPVESLAGDLDSLSLSSSHSTSPTPHTHALDIPRSLRLPIFEQLCEHD, encoded by the exons ggcCCCACAATGCTTCGAAGTGTTCGTCGTGATGGCAGTTTGGTGGCGTCACGTGAGGGCATAGATCAGCGTGCCGTGGGGGGTCATCTTTCCCTCGCTAAGAGAAACTCAACCCCCGTGGGCGCCGGCGTGGCCATGGGCGTGTTAGGTGGAGGTCTGTCCACTGGGCGAAATCATAGCACTAGTGGGCCGGCAGCTTCTACAG gcCCATCAGAGCACCGTCGCCTGGACCGCTGTCACTCTGAGCCAGCCAAGGGCGGCGGCAACTCCTCGCGGTACAAGACAGAGCTGTGCCGGCCCTTTGAGGAGCACGGCTTCTGTAAATACGGCGACAAGTGCCAGTTTGCCCACGGCGGCGCTGAGCTGCGAACACTGAACAGACACCCCAAGTACAAAACTGAGCTGTGCCGCACCTTCCACACCATCGGCTTCTGTCCATATGGTCCGAGGTGCCACTTCATTCACAACGCCGAGGAGAGACGCGGCGCCCCTCCCCCGCCCTCCCCTGGCCCTAACCCTCCTCCCCCGATCTCCCCACGGCCTCACATCCTCATGGGCGGCCTTGGCTCTGCTGCTGACTCGCCCTCCCCGCCCTCCTCGCTGCATGGGTCGCCCACAACACCCTCTGCGTTCTTTGACGACACCTTCAATTTGTTCCCGGGGTGTGGGCGCGGACGTGGGCTGCTGGAGGGCCTCACTGTGGGTCTCCATGGCCTAGGTCCTGCTGGTcccgcctctccttcccccgGGGGCTCGCTGCCAGGGCTGGACACGCCCCCGGTAAGCCCTGTGGAGTCCCTAGCTGGTGATCTGGACTCgttatctctctcctcctcccactccactTCGCCCACGCCACACACCCACGCCCTTGATATCCCGCGCTCCCTCCGGCTCCCTATCTTCGAGCAGCTGTGTGAACATGACTAA